TCCGCACATCTTGCGACCGTCCGGGAATACCTTCCAGGCGGTGTACTCCCCATCGTGGAGGCCCCCGGGATTGTGGGTATCCCTGAAGGTCCCACTGAGGACGCCGGCGACGTAGGTGCCGTGCCCCTCGTGCCTGATCCCGGCGGATGGGATCTCAAGGACCCAGCGCACCCTGGTGCCCGTCTGCTCGATCAAGAAGGTACCCCCACCCTTCAACCACCACGTCCCCGAGATATCTGACGTGGACCGGGCGGTTGTGACGCGGCCTCTGCCTTTGCGGGCTTCCGTCTCCAGGGCCCGGGCCAGATCCCGGAGCTTCAGGGCAAGGAGTTCCGCCGTCTTCGCCTTCCAGTAGTCGCGCAACCGGGGCCACCCCCGGTCGGCTTCCTGGCGGATCGATCCGGGCATACCGCGCAAGGGGCTCGTATAAGAGTCCCAGATCTCTCTCAGCCGCCGCTCGGTCTTCACCTTCACGGCTATGTTGACCTCGGTGATCCCGAACTTCCGACCGGCCACCTCGAAGAAGGACGGATGGCCCCGCAGTGGATTTCGCAGGTCGCGGAGGAGGTCGAAGCGCGAACCGCCGAACACGATCCGGTCAATTTGCCGCTCGTCGGCGGCCTCATAGAGCCGCAGCACCGCATAGGTGGACCCGCCGATCACCACCCTGCCGGCGTTGATTGCGATGCCCAGGGCGGGGAACTGCATCGCCACCCCGCTCTCCAGCAGCGCCCGGTAGGCCGCGCCTAGCCGCTCGGTCTCGCCGGTGGTGAAGTAGGCGACGAGTGGGGAGATCACGATGGCGTCAACGTCGCCTGCTATCTTGCCGCCCACCGACCCTGCCGCGCGGAACACTACCTCTTTGGCCAGGCCTTCGAGCCCTTCCCCGACCGGTCCCGGCGATTGCGCCCCTGCCGCAGGAGGCGGGATCAGCAACGCGGTCAGAAGAGCTGCCAGCAGTACTGCGTGCAGGCGACCCACGATGTCGGCTGGTGATCTTCGGTGAACTCTGCGGCTCATTGCAGCCACCTCCTGGGTTGTACGTGGGTTTTGCCCGGGTGTGTTCGGGCCCAGACCGGTCGAAGGTCACGAGGCCCGCCCCCGTTTCCTGTGGGACCCCCTTCAGTATCGGGTGTCTGACGAAGCCGGGCGCGGTGCAACCGCTGGCGGCGCGCATCGACATTCTGCAGGTATGCCGCCAACCCTGAATCCGCCACTACGACCTTTGGGGTCTTGAGCAGTCGCTTCCGTAGGGTGGCTGTCCACACCGGCACCCGGACGACGAGGAAGGTAGCCTCAAGGAGCGTGAGGTGGCGCAGCACGGTTCGCTGGGAGATCTCGGAGGCCCTCGAGGGAGATCAACGGGATGCTCGCCGGAGGCCTATGGTGCCTGCGCCTGCATCAGTGTGACGACACGGTTGGCGGCTTGATAGGTATCGTCGGACAGCAACTCGCGCCGCACCACCTGCCCGTCTTGAGAGACGATGCGGTAGGTCAGCACCCGGTAGCCGGTCGCGCCCGGACTCCGCTGCCGGGTGCGGCCATTCGGCTCACCCGCCTGGTCCGGCGCGAGAGTCAAGCGGGCCGGGGTGGTGACCGAGGACACATCAGAGGTGACCTCAATGGTCGGATCCAGACGCTGGCGGCCGAAGAGCCGGACTTCGAGGCGATCACCAACGACCCGCGCCTGGATTCGCACCGGCCAGGCGTAAGGATTGCGGAAGCGCAGGTCGATGTCGTGCTGCGCCACAGCCGCGTCGCGACCGGGTGCTACGTAAGTCGGGGCGAAGACATGAGAGTGCCGCTCGACGATGGGCAGCCCGGCCAGGAGCGCCGCGTTGTAGAGGGTCGTAGACGTCTGGCAGACGCCGCCGCCGAATGCTCGTATCAGTTCGCCGTCGAAGCTTACCGGCGCTTTGACATAGCCGCGGTCTACGGTCCAGGACCGCACCGTGCGATTGTACGAGAAGGTGGCGCCCGGTGCGATCCGCACGCCGGTCAGCGCCTGGGCCGCGAGGCGGGCGTTGTGACGCTGGCCTCCCGACCGACCGGTCAGTCTTGTGGCGTAGCCGGCCAGTTCGACCTCCTGTGGCTGGGTCGCAACGATGCGGGCGATCCCGGCTGCGCCGAACACGAGGATGGCCGCCAGCGCCGCGCCGGTAGCGAGCATCTGGAGGTCGGGGCGCCGCGTCACGCGATCACCGCCATCACCGAATGATCACCCGCGCGCCCGAGGACTCGGCGCGCATCTTCGGCGTGTACATGCCCTCCAGGAGCGTCGGCATCGCGTTGTATGTGCCCGGAGTCTGCGCCCGCACGTTGTACTCGATCACGTGCTTGCCCGCCGGAATGCGGCGAGCGAAGATCGCGATGCGGTCGTCGCGCACGTCCGTGTAGTCCCACCACCAGCGCCAGTCGTCAATGGCGACTTCAGCGCGTCCGCGCTCGGTAACCTCGAAGCCTGCGGGGAACGGATCTTCGATGATCACGTACGCCAGATCACGCGGGGTGGTGATGGTCAGCCGCACCAGCACCCGGTCGCCCTGTCGCAGCACGTTTCGCGTCGGCTCGGTTTGCAGCGACCAGATGCCGGCGCCGGCGCGCTTCGGGAGCAGGCGCAGGTATTCACGCGCGATGCGGATATCGGCGGGAGCAAGCGCGGGTATCGCGTCCATGGCGATCGTTTGCCGCAGCGTCACGGTGTAGAACACCCGGCTTGTGCCACCCGCGCGCTCCACGGTGATCCGGTTCTCGCCTGGCTGGAGCGCGCTGCCCGACAGGGTGAGGACCAGATCGCGCGCCTCACGCACGGTCGGCGTGAGGCGGTAGGTCTGCACCACCCGGCCGTTGAGCGCCACGCGCACTTCGCCGGTTGCCGAGGCCGCGCCACCTTCGGCCCGCAGGTAGTCGGCCAGCGCCGCCAGCACCCACGACGTGTCTCGCGTGCTCCACCAGTAGGAGCCGGTGCGGTTCAACATCAACCAGCGGATGATTCCCTCGATCCGCGGATCGCGGGAATCTACCGCGAGGATCGCCCGCAGCGCCAGGGCGGTGGCCATCCGCTCGTTCCAGTCCCAGCGCGTCGCATCGTCCGACCGCCAGGACACGGTGCCGTCCTCGGTAACCGACCGCCGGCCCAGTTCGGCGAAGGCCGGCCGCACATTGCGGCCGAGCAGCCGGTCGAGCAGCACCGCGTATGCCACGCCCTCGGTCTTGAGTTCGGACAGCGTGGTCTTCGCTCGGAGTCCTCGCGCCGTCTCGGGGTCACCCGCCAGCGCCACCGCGTAGAGCAGGAACATGCGTGTGTCGGGGTCGGCCCGGCCGGCCAGTTCCAGGGCCGCCCGCCGGCCTGATTCGAGCACGCTCTCCCGCACCGGGTACCCCTCGGCCTTCGCCGTGGCGAGGCCGTACAGCACGTAGGCGGTCATCCACGCGCTGCCCTCGTCGAACTCCCACCAACCCCATCCGCCCTCTTCGTTCTGGAACCGGTACAGGCGGATGAGACCATCCTGCACCATGTCCGGAATCCGGCGCTCCAAGTCGGGCTGCGGCAGACCGCCCGCCCGCAGCACCCGCTGTACCATCACCGTGGGCAGGAACCGGCTCATGGTTTGCTCGACGCAGCCCCAGGGATAGCCGATGAGGTACTCCAACGCGCCGGCCGCGGCCTGCGTCACCGACGGCGTGATCCGCACGGTCAGGCGGCTCGCCTCGGGAATGGCGCTGCGCTGCAGCACCACTGTCTCGGTCTTCGGCCCCTCGGCGGTGATGTCTCCCGTCTGCCCCGTGATCTGCGTGCGTCCGTAGGGCCGGACGGGAACGGTGATCTCCACGCCGTCCGAGCGCGACGGCTGGCCCGCAGCCTCCGCGGTCACCAGAATGCGGGCCTCGCCGGGCCGCCGGGCGGAGACGGGCCAGATGACCTCCTCCACCTTGCGCGGCGCGAGGGTGACGGTCTGCTGCGGCGATCCTGCGGTCTGGAGCCCGTCGGCCTTCAGCCGTACTGTGGCCTGCAGCGGCGTGTCGGTCTCGTTGTGAACGAGCGCGGTGATGCGCGACTGGTCGTCCTGCGAGAACAGCCGCGGCGTCTCGATTCGCACGAAGAACTCTCTGGCCACGATGGCCTTGTAGACACCCCGGCCCAGCCGCGTCTCCTTGGTGTGCGCCAGCACCGTGGTCCGCCACGTGGTCAGGTTGTCAGGAAGGTCAAACGACATGGTGGCTCTTCCCTGCGCGTCGGTCACGAGCGCCGGCTGCCAGTAGGCGGTGTCCTTGAACCGCCGGCGGATCATGATCTGGCTGGCGTCCTTGTCCGCGTCACCCAGATACCACAGCTCGAACGAGAAGTGCGTGCGCACCAGATTCCATCGCCGAGGGTAGAACGCGTTGCGCAGCGCCCTTGGATCGTCTTCCTGCAGGGCATATATGGCCTCGTCCACGACAGCGAGGGAGAGCTCGGCCTGCTGTGGCCGACCGGCCGCGTCGGTGACCTGCACCTTGTAGGTGGCGCGGTCGCCCGGGCCGTAGCGCGGCCTGTCGGATGTCACCGTGACCTTCAACTCACGCTCGGGCACGGTGACGTTGAGCGCCACCTCGCCCCGCGCCAGCTTCTTGTCCCTCACGTAGAGCGCCGACAGGAAGACGTTGGGTCCGTACTCCGGGAGCAGCGGCACGCTGATCACGGTCGTACGGCGCACGACCGGCACGGCAAACACCCGGTGGATGCGATCGCCCTCGATGGTCACCAGGGCGGTCTGGCCGGTCTTGTCGGCGTTGAGCAGCACCCGCGCCGTCTCGCCCGCCCGGTACCGTCGCTTGTCGGTCTGCAACGAGAGGTCGGTGTATCGCACCCCGAAGTCGCCGCCTGCTTCACTGGAGGCCCACAGCCAGGTGTCGCCTCGGATCTCGCGGCCGGCAGTGTCTCTGGCGATCGCCAATATCTGCACATAGCCGCTGCGCGGCAGCGTCACCGTCGCCGGGACCGAACCGTCCGGTCCGGTGGTGACCGTTTGCGTCCACGCCTTCAGGCCAACATACTCTCGGCGGCCGTAGTCCCACCGCACGTACGACGTCTCCAGCGTCACGCTGACGCCGGGCACCGGGCGCCGGTCGAGGTCGCGCACCAGCACCGTCGTACTCACCGGGCGCCCCGGCTCGACGAAGTATCGCTCGGGCCTCAGCATCACCCTGAAATCACCGGCGGCCACCTCAATGTCGCGCGAGACCGTCACCTCCCGGCCGCTGGTATCACTCACCGACACCTGGACGCTGAAGATCTGATCTTGCGGCGTGTCGGTGGCGTCGGGGAACTCCGCGCGGAAGCCGATCGCCGCCTTGCCCTGCTCGTCGAGCTTCACTTCGCCCTCGGCGACCGGGCGACCGTCGCCGTAGTAGCCCTCGGACGTCCCCATGTCCTCGTCCGGTTCCTCGTCGTAGAGTGCCTGCCACTGGGCATACCAGTTGGGCGTCCGGTATACCGTGTAGCTTGCCTTCGCGCCCGCCACCGGCGCGCCGAAGTAGAACTGCGCCGACAGCTCGATCCGCACCTGATCGCCGCGGAGGTACCGCGGCTTCTCCGCGGCCAGCGAGACCGAAAACTCGGGCTTGCGGTAGGCCGCGACCACGATGTCGTGCGTAGTCGTGGACTCGCCCGCAGTGAGCACCAGGGAGTAGAAGCCTGTGGGCGCCTCAGGGCTGAGGTCGAACTCGCTGTGGAACGACCCAAAGGCGTTGGTAAGGTGCCGCTGCCGCAGCAGTGGTTCGCCGTCTGGATCCTGCACCTCGATGCGCACGGCCTCGCCGGCGGGCACCGCGTACGGCGCGCCGCGACCGACCTTCCGCCGGACGATGCCCTTGAAGTGGATGCGCTGACCGGGCCGGTAGATGGGACGGTCGGTGTAGGCATGCAGGGCAAACGGACCGCCCTGCTCGAGACGGTAATCCCTCCTGCCGATCACGGCCTCATCGGCGCCACGTTGCGCTATGGTCATGAGGTAGAACGTGTCCAGGGTCGCAGGGAGTGCGATCCGGGCGATGCCCTCCTTCGAGGTGCGACCCTTCGCAAGGACTTTTCCGTCCTTGTAGAGGCGGACCGTGCTATCGGCGACGGGCGTGCCGGCCAGCGCGTCTGCGACGAAAGCCAGGGCCTCACCGGGTGCCCGTTTCAGTACCAGCGCGGTGTCTGACACCAGCAGCCAAGTGGACACCGTGGCGCCAACGTACCGGGCTTCGACGAGATACAAACCCACCGGCTGTTGTCCGAAGTCGAGCGTCTTCGTGTAGAAACCCTCTATGCCAGCTTCATTGACACGATACCCGCGTTCCAGAACCACCCGGGGTGGCGCCACCCCGGGTGGATGGAGCAGGACCTCGGGGAGGGGTCTGTCGGGCCGCCAATCCTCGCCGCCGTAGGACAGCGCGCGGGCGGTCCTCTGATCGCTCAACAGATCTGAGAGGCGCGTTCGAAAGACCCGGACCGCGATCTCCCGCGCCGCGCCCGTCGTGGAATCCACGTACCCACGCACCGGCAGGGTCATGCTCTCCGCCGTCGTGAAGTGGCGTTTCGGTCCAACGAGCTGCAACTGCGGTCTGGCAAAGGACAGCGCGAGCCTGATGGAGGACGTGCGGGCCTCATCAACGCGCACATATTCTTCCTCGACCGAGAAGGTGTCCAGATAGGCGGCGACCTGGTACTCGCCCGCCCGGACATGCGCCAGGGAGAACCCGCCGGACGCATCGGTCAGCGCATAGTACAACTTCGGTTTCTCCTCACCCTCGGCGTTCACGGAAGTCAAGACCACCTGGGCGCCGGCCACCGGCACATAGGTCTTGGCATTGACGACCTGGCCCTGGACGCGGCCGACCGGCGGCTGCTCAACTATCGCGTAGGCCAGGACCGCTCCGACGCACACGCAGGCCGCGATCGCCGCGGCGAAACGAGGCCGGATCAAGTGCGCAATGCGGACCGCCGGGGATGCCGAAGGGCTACTCACGACTCGACTCATTTCTGCGCTCCCTCGGCGGCGAGGAGCTCACGCCGCCTGTTCCACCAGCCTGCGATCCGCGGCCAGTAGTCCACGGCCAGGATCGCCACAAGCACTACCGCGGCCAGCCAGCCCAGCACGCGGAGTTTCTCGGCCCGCGGCAGGTCGGCGACCCTGAGCACCTCATGCGACCACTGGGTCAGCGGCAGCGCCAGTGCGAGCGCCACCAGCGCATGCAGCCGGCCTCCCTGCACGATCGCACACGACAGCGCAAGCCCGGCCAGCAGCCCGATGGCCGCGCGCGCTCCCCACAGGACCAGCAGCGCACCCGGCAGTGCCAGCGCAACGACCAGGACGAACAGCAGTCTCATCAGGCCTCGCCCGGGCGATTCCCCACCGCCGCCCCCGGACGACAGCATGCCGGCCAGCAGCGATGGGGCCACTGCGCCGGCGATGAGCGTGAAGATCGCGAAGTGATCGGTCAACACCGCGCCCGACAGATCGGTCTGGAATCGCTGGAGGAACAACCGGTAGAGCAGCACGATCACACCGAGGGTCAGCAGCGAGGTGATGCGGGCGGCCGGGTCGCTCACCGCCTCCTGCGCCGGGCCGCCGCCCTCGGGTGCGCGGCCGACGCCGAGCGCCAGCACGACACCGGCAGGCAGCCAGGCAGCCACCAGCATGACCCCCACGCCATAGCCGATCAGCAGATAGAAGGACGCCACCGTGGCGCCCAGCACCACGAGCGCCGCGAGCGCCACGTCCACAGGGAGTCCGTTCGCAGGGGAGCGTGAGCCGCCGCGGGCCTCGCGCATGCCTTCGCTGGTGAGCCACCAGAGGATGAAGGGCGCAACCAGACCAACGGCTGCGGCCAGCACGAACCGCGGCTGCATCAGGATGTGCTGCCCCACGATGTACGCCAGTGCGGCCAGCAGGAGCGCGCCCAGCAGCGTCCACAAGGCGCCGGAGGACCGGCCGGAGCGGCTCGCGCCGCCGCGACCGGCCGAGGCCAGCAGTCCGGTCACCAGCACGATGAGCGGGACACCGGCCGCCAGGATCACCGCGGCAATGCTCCACTCCGCGCCTTCTGAGGCGGCCGTATCCCGGTAGTGCCCCATGGCGGCGGTCGCGAAGAGCGTAACGGCGAAACCGGTCCCCGCGGCAAGCAGAGTGGAAGGCGCGAGGCCGGATGAAGCCGTGTCCGCAGACGCCGGCCCTGGGACGCGGATTGCGCCGAGCGCCAGGATCAGCGAGACCAGGAGCCATCCCGACGCGGCGCCTATCAGACTATCCACGAGAGTGGGGCGCAACCAGAGCAGAACACCTGCGGCGGCGGCCACCGCCGCGAAGTACGATGCGACGATCGCTGCCATGCCCCTAGATCTGCTGGTCGCATTCCCAGCGGGCAGCGCGACCCATCCTGCCAGCAGCGCCGCCAGACCGCCGAGCACCGCGCCATGGCCCCATCCCTGACCTGCCGGCCACAAGGCCCGCCCCGGAATTGTCAGGGCGGCGATGAGGACAAGCGCTCCAAAGGCGGCCACCGCGAACACCGGAGTGAACCGGCGTCCGTCTGCGCGCTCCCGCCGGATCAGCAGCCATCCGGCGATCCACCCGAGCAACCCAAGGATGAAGACCCCGAGCAAAAGGCTACGGTCCATACGACACGCTCCTCCGCCACTTCCAGATCGAGAACGTCGCCGCCGCGAGAACCATGAAGGCGACGATGCCCGCTGCAAGGCATGGGGGTGATTGGGAAATAGCGCTTGCCGACGTGTGTTGAGGGACGGTAGTCGGAACTTCAGGGTCTAGAGGGCTACCGCACACCATGGCGACGCTCCCCTCTGCGTAGAGTGACTGCCGCGAGCATCGCCCTTCCGGCGGGCGGCCATCGGACAACCCATTGCGTCTATTCGGTCCGGCGGCGATCCTCCCTCTTGAGATTCAGCCCTCGCGCCGGAAGTCGCACCTCCCTCAGAACCGATCACCGATGCGGGGGAGGCCCCGCATTGCGGGCAGTGTGCTGCGACGGACGGGGCAGAACACTTGGGAAGAAGCCCGCGCCCGGCGACAGCAGATTCGACAGAACCGGCCAGGGGCCAAGGAGCGGCGCGGGTTCACGAGCGAGCAGGGAGGCCGCGAGAGGCACTTTGCGACCCATCCGGTTCGAACCAACACGTGGGGACTTCGGCAGGCCGTACTGCCTGGCGCGGACATCAATCGACACCTTGGCGCTGCTCGACACGCTACCCGAGGGGGACAGTCTGGAAAACGGTTCGAATTCTTTGCGATGGTGGAGGCGGCGGGAATCGAACCCGCGTCCTGAGTGGATGAGGGCGGAGCCTCTACGAGCGTAGTCCGCGCTTTGGTTCTCGCCGTCTGGGCCTCCCGCAGACCGGATGCCCGAACAGCCAGCCCGTTGGGATTCCCGTCACGCGTCCCGGGCCAGGACGCCCGACGGTAGCCGGCTTGTGGCGCTCAGCCCGGGCCGCCGGCCCTACCAGGTGAGCGTCGACGCTATTTAAGCGGCGAGTGCGTACTGTGTGTTGGCGTTTATGCGCCTGCCAGTTGATTAACGAGGACCTGACCACCTCGGCTCGCAGCTCTGCTGCTTCCCACCCAGTCGAAACCGATCGCCCCCACATTCTGGCTGCGGTCGCAACCAAGCACCCTCATTATACCATGAACACGGGCTCACCCGGCCTGGCCTGCCGCCCTGCGCAGCCGGTCCATGACCGCCCTGCCCAGGCCCTGTTCCGGAATTCCCTCCACGACGATCGCGTCGAGACCCGCGTCGTCGAGCTCGCGCAGGAGGGCGAACAGCTTGGCGGCGACCGCCGCCGGATCGGTGCGCGGCCCCATCACCCGCACGACCGCACCCTCGGGAACTCCGGAAGCGGCCTCGGCGGTCACCATAACGCCGACGCGCAGGCCCTCGTCCCACAGCAGGCGCACGGCCGCGGACAGCTCGGCGCCGGGCTGCGCGGCGCCGACCTCCTCCGGCAGAACCTTCTCCGGTGGGACCTCCACCAGCACCACCCTTGCCCGCGGCGCGTAGTGACGGTATCGCGTGCCGGGCGAGCGTTCCAGCGCGACCTGCACCTCCGGCGCAGCGGTGCCTGCCGCGGCGGCACCCGGCGCGGGAACGGTCACCTGACCGACGATCGTCACAAGTTGTTCCAGCGATACCCCGCCCGGCCGCAGGAGCACTGGAGGATCGCAGGTGAGGTCGAGCACCGTGGACTCCACCCCCACCGGGGTCGGGCCCCCGTCGAGCACGAGTTCAACCGACCCACCCAGGTCGGCAAGCACGTGCTGCGCCGTGGTCGGACTGGGCCGGCCCGACCGGTTCGCGCTGGGCGCGGCCACCGGGCATCCGGCGGCGCGGATCAAGGCAAGTGCAACCGGGTGCGCGGGCATGCGCACGGCCACCGTCGGCAGTCCGCCTCTCGTCACGGAAGGCACCACCGGCGCGGCCGGCAGGACGAGGGTCAGCGGTCCAGGCCAGCAGCGCG
The nucleotide sequence above comes from bacterium. Encoded proteins:
- a CDS encoding MG2 domain-containing protein; the encoded protein is MSSPSASPAVRIAHLIRPRFAAAIAACVCVGAVLAYAIVEQPPVGRVQGQVVNAKTYVPVAGAQVVLTSVNAEGEEKPKLYYALTDASGGFSLAHVRAGEYQVAAYLDTFSVEEEYVRVDEARTSSIRLALSFARPQLQLVGPKRHFTTAESMTLPVRGYVDSTTGAAREIAVRVFRTRLSDLLSDQRTARALSYGGEDWRPDRPLPEVLLHPPGVAPPRVVLERGYRVNEAGIEGFYTKTLDFGQQPVGLYLVEARYVGATVSTWLLVSDTALVLKRAPGEALAFVADALAGTPVADSTVRLYKDGKVLAKGRTSKEGIARIALPATLDTFYLMTIAQRGADEAVIGRRDYRLEQGGPFALHAYTDRPIYRPGQRIHFKGIVRRKVGRGAPYAVPAGEAVRIEVQDPDGEPLLRQRHLTNAFGSFHSEFDLSPEAPTGFYSLVLTAGESTTTHDIVVAAYRKPEFSVSLAAEKPRYLRGDQVRIELSAQFYFGAPVAGAKASYTVYRTPNWYAQWQALYDEEPDEDMGTSEGYYGDGRPVAEGEVKLDEQGKAAIGFRAEFPDATDTPQDQIFSVQVSVSDTSGREVTVSRDIEVAAGDFRVMLRPERYFVEPGRPVSTTVLVRDLDRRPVPGVSVTLETSYVRWDYGRREYVGLKAWTQTVTTGPDGSVPATVTLPRSGYVQILAIARDTAGREIRGDTWLWASSEAGGDFGVRYTDLSLQTDKRRYRAGETARVLLNADKTGQTALVTIEGDRIHRVFAVPVVRRTTVISVPLLPEYGPNVFLSALYVRDKKLARGEVALNVTVPERELKVTVTSDRPRYGPGDRATYKVQVTDAAGRPQQAELSLAVVDEAIYALQEDDPRALRNAFYPRRWNLVRTHFSFELWYLGDADKDASQIMIRRRFKDTAYWQPALVTDAQGRATMSFDLPDNLTTWRTTVLAHTKETRLGRGVYKAIVAREFFVRIETPRLFSQDDQSRITALVHNETDTPLQATVRLKADGLQTAGSPQQTVTLAPRKVEEVIWPVSARRPGEARILVTAEAAGQPSRSDGVEITVPVRPYGRTQITGQTGDITAEGPKTETVVLQRSAIPEASRLTVRITPSVTQAAAGALEYLIGYPWGCVEQTMSRFLPTVMVQRVLRAGGLPQPDLERRIPDMVQDGLIRLYRFQNEEGGWGWWEFDEGSAWMTAYVLYGLATAKAEGYPVRESVLESGRRAALELAGRADPDTRMFLLYAVALAGDPETARGLRAKTTLSELKTEGVAYAVLLDRLLGRNVRPAFAELGRRSVTEDGTVSWRSDDATRWDWNERMATALALRAILAVDSRDPRIEGIIRWLMLNRTGSYWWSTRDTSWVLAALADYLRAEGGAASATGEVRVALNGRVVQTYRLTPTVREARDLVLTLSGSALQPGENRITVERAGGTSRVFYTVTLRQTIAMDAIPALAPADIRIAREYLRLLPKRAGAGIWSLQTEPTRNVLRQGDRVLVRLTITTPRDLAYVIIEDPFPAGFEVTERGRAEVAIDDWRWWWDYTDVRDDRIAIFARRIPAGKHVIEYNVRAQTPGTYNAMPTLLEGMYTPKMRAESSGARVIIR
- a CDS encoding VanW family protein — encoded protein: MTRRPDLQMLATGAALAAILVFGAAGIARIVATQPQEVELAGYATRLTGRSGGQRHNARLAAQALTGVRIAPGATFSYNRTVRSWTVDRGYVKAPVSFDGELIRAFGGGVCQTSTTLYNAALLAGLPIVERHSHVFAPTYVAPGRDAAVAQHDIDLRFRNPYAWPVRIQARVVGDRLEVRLFGRQRLDPTIEVTSDVSSVTTPARLTLAPDQAGEPNGRTRQRSPGATGYRVLTYRIVSQDGQVVRRELLSDDTYQAANRVVTLMQAQAP
- a CDS encoding L-threonylcarbamoyladenylate synthase; this translates as MPARILTVDPGTPDPAAIGEAAAVLSDGGLVAFPTETVYGLGADALNPRAVERIFAAKGRPVDNPIIVHIADSNALGGLVSNVPAAAQTLIARCWPGPLTLVLPAAPVVPSVTRGGLPTVAVRMPAHPVALALIRAAGCPVAAPSANRSGRPSPTTAQHVLADLGGSVELVLDGGPTPVGVESTVLDLTCDPPVLLRPGGVSLEQLVTIVGQVTVPAPGAAAAGTAAPEVQVALERSPGTRYRHYAPRARVVLVEVPPEKVLPEEVGAAQPGAELSAAVRLLWDEGLRVGVMVTAEAASGVPEGAVVRVMGPRTDPAAVAAKLFALLRELDDAGLDAIVVEGIPEQGLGRAVMDRLRRAAGQAG